One part of the Bacillota bacterium genome encodes these proteins:
- a CDS encoding co-chaperone GroES — protein MLRPLADRVVVKVMEEEERTESGILLPDTAKEKPHQGKVIAVGPGRLLDNGQRAPMEVKVEDQVIFAKYGGTEVKFRGEEYLILRESDILAIV, from the coding sequence ATGCTAAGACCACTGGCAGACCGGGTTGTTGTCAAGGTAATGGAAGAAGAGGAAAGAACGGAAAGCGGAATTCTGTTACCGGACACAGCAAAAGAAAAACCCCATCAGGGCAAGGTGATTGCCGTAGGTCCCGGGCGATTGCTGGACAACGGCCAGCGGGCGCCCATGGAAGTCAAGGTAGAGGATCAGGTGATCTTTGCCAAGTATGGGGGCACCGAGGTGAAGTTTCGGGGTGAAGAGTACTTAATTCTCAGGGAATCGGATATCCTCGCCATTGTCTAA